Genomic DNA from Lactuca sativa cultivar Salinas chromosome 8, Lsat_Salinas_v11, whole genome shotgun sequence:
TCCCTCGTATCCTTAGAAGAAGTATTATTTTGAATTCGCTTCCTTTCCTTGTTCTTGATCTCCACCTCCTGATAGttcttcggtttgttggtagcaACTTTGATCTCGTTGCTGAATCCCATTTCACACTCACGCCAATCGATTCTGTCGATAACTTGATCAGTCATGCTTTGGTTGGTATGTTTTGAATCAAAGTTGTCTGCGACTTCTTTGATAGCTTTATTGGACTTGCAAAAAAGCCATTCAATGGTCTTACTGGCTTTGTCAAACCCTAATAAGTCTTGAAGATCAAAGAACTTTCGGGCAATATGAAGTGACAACCTCATTCTCCTGTCTCTAAGACCTTGCGCTGTATGTATCTTGCTGTGTCTGTCTTTCTTACCAACATTTCTTTTCTTTAGACGTTTCGATGATTCGGAAGGCGTAGGTTCAGTGATGTTGAAGCATTGGTGTTGATGGGTATGGTTGTTTGCGAGTATTGGAATAGTATCGATATCATCAAAAAAAGGTGAAGGGAATCCCAAAAAGAAAGGAGGCTCTTCTTGATGACTTGAATTAGGAATCTCATGACCATCATCCTTATTTGGATCAATAATAAGATTAAGATACTCATGTTTTCTAGAAGAACCCACATGCTCCATATCCCTGCCGGGAGTGGGGGAGGCTACTTGTGTATGCTATTTATAGCAATGACTAGATGTGAATCAGTTATTTTTtggatgaagaacttcaagaATAGTAGACATGTTAAGTGATAGTGATGCTGTAATCGCACAAGGGTGGTGGAAAAGATGGGGATGGTGGTGGTCGTGATGaaggtgaagaagaagaaaaagttgGGCAGAAAGGTTGTGAAGAAGCACTCGATGCTTTTGTACAGATGCATTGTTTTATCGCTTGGACCATATGTGAGTGAtgagagagaaaagaaaaaaCATGGTAGCACTTCACGTGGTACGTAGCAGAGTAGCTACATTTGGGTTTCCTGAcctagagagagagatagagaatgAGATAGAGACGAGGGATTAGTATCCTTCCTCTCTTTCAAGACATTGAACGTTTATATTTAAAAGTTATTCGGGTTCTATATTCATTTCAAAATATCTACTTTTTCcacaatatttttaaaatttgcaTTGGGTGTTGTCCCTACTCATTTATGAATTAAAAAGGTTATAATTCAACAttcaataaaatatatatatatatatatatatatatatatatatatatatatatatatatatatatatatatatatatatatatataaatgagctAAAGATAACTTATACCTATAAACTTTTCATAAATAATATAAGTGGTTCTTTTTAccttttttatatagtttaagcGGTTTTCATTCATGTCCTTTCTGGTTGGCATTTAAAGTGATATCTTGGCAATTCCATGTTATATTTTGCAAGTTCCTTAGCAATGCCAATTGAGGAAACATCATGCTTTTATTACATTATATTATAACATAAGTTATGTGTTATAAGGACTTTCTTAAATGAGCAAGAAACTACCGACAAATTGAAGGGATTATAAGATGAAGGAGCCATACAGATCTAAATAAGGAGTACAAAATATCATGATAGGATTAAGTTTCATTTAGAGGTATTCTAGCTACAACTTCATTCCTAAGTTAAATGATCAAGACGGCGACTTTCACAACAACATTCATAAATATGCCAAAATCTAAAAGCGACACACTTTGATATATACCATCACTTGCAAACTTTATCCCAAAGCAAACTCAAATAGTAGTACAAAAATGACATATTTACATTTTGGTTGAAACAACTGTGTCACACGTCGATTATTTCATTGGCTAAACGTTGCTAATATAGTTTTAACCTAGTTTAAGCTAcatttttttattgatttatatGAGCATTGTATAGTATTTCAAAACTTTTAGCCACAATTTAAGATAAAAACACGACATTTACTAGACATTTACTAGTCATGGCTAAACGTTGCCATGATATTTGTTtgattttgaaaatatatttGTGATTGTTTTTATATAAGATGATAGATACATATATGATATCTTGGAACAATTATTTATTTGTCTAAATCATAAAGTTAAATTGGTCACATGAATATGATATTGTTAAAAGCAAATACATACGGGTACATAAATTATTTTATGTGTTCAAAGAACAGTGTTTGTTAATCATTTagtaaatgaaacaaaagtaataactataagtattttattgtgacgttttaattttttatgttcATCTAAAAGTGACAATCATCTTGCTAAATCAAAaaacatatgattattaataatttATGATCATAGTTCAATTTTTTATATGTATCAAAAAGTAAATTATATTAATGATAAAAGAAAATTATGTGATTATAAGTAATTTTTAGTCATGGTTTAAGAAAAAGATGTGATATCAATTCATGTTTAATATAGATTGGTAATTTATGTATTAATATGTCTAATATCTTAAAATTGCAAAACATATTTTACTTTAAATATGATCTCTAAGTAGAACTTTATCTAGTTAATCAAATCTAAACAAGTTCTTAAACTAAATTACTAAAAAGACTTTAAACTTTCTGCAATTATTACCAATAATGTTCAATACTCCTCTTATGTTCAcgaatataaaaacatttactcTTTGACTACACTTATTTTGATTCATTAGAATCCAATTAAAAATTTGTCAATAATTCCAAATCATAAAAGATTTACGAATTACATAATTTGAATAATAAGAATGATTTGAATCCTCATTTAATTGATCAAGTGAAAAGAGTGTAAATCAAACATATTACAAAGATCAAATCAAGGACTAACATATAAACATAGATTAATATCACACAACAATCCAAACAAGTATTTTAGAATTTAGGAATCGGAAATGAAAGGAAATTTAGTAACACATGAATAACTTAGAGCACAAGTGTACGAAGTACGGAtgttaaaacaaacatataaattcAAAGATTAAATGTTTCCATGGGCAAATTAATGATAATGTTTTTGAAAATCGTCCCTTTGTCTGTGTTTGAAGTTTCTTTCAAAATGACAAATATTCTATCTTTTAACGGAAGATAGGAAACTATAAAATTAGAAAAATCTCATTCCACACCCTTGGAATAATTGGCCTTGTGAAAACAAGATCATGGAATAAGCAAAGTGTGTTGTTTTGATTAGTTTTCACTCCATGATGCATTGCCCAAATTCGAGAGTTTCCGGAAAAACACGCCTGCAGATTGATTTTGCCTTAGGGAAACACGGGCACTAAATTAACTCTTGTGTTGCTAAACTCTTCATTACACAAATGTGGAATGACCTGTGTAACCATTCCACCCCCATGTTCAATTCTGAGAACACTCCATCTTCTAAAATCTCGATTTCTTCAATCTTGCTCCAAAAATCCCAAAACTTTGCAGAAAGTCTCCTTTAAGCATCCTAATCATGTTCCAACTTTCAAATGCTactgaaacataaaaaaaaccaTGAGAAGTACACAGATCTTGGATATTGTCCCGAAAATATAAAAGAAATGTAAAATTACACTAAAAGGATATGTAATGTTTGAAATAAACATGAAATAAGTATGCAAAATGTgcattttatgcatttaaaatatctccccaagcttgaacc
This window encodes:
- the LOC111899949 gene encoding transcription factor TCP12 gives rise to the protein MEHVGSSRKHEYLNLIIDPNKDDGHEIPNSSHQEEPPFFLGFPSPFFDDIDTIPILANNHTHQHQCFNITEPTPSESSKRLKKRNVGKKDRHSKIHTAQGLRDRRMRLSLHIARKFFDLQDLLGFDKASKTIEWLFCKSNKAIKEVADNFDSKHTNQSMTDQVIDRIDWRECEMGFSNEIKVATNKPKNYQEVEIKNKERKRIQNNTSSKDTRDQARARARQRTRERLMIKELEKSKFLFERNPNDEIHKLGLGYMVSSDNQNIDKLGYTSIASEPIQQQSLSPSDFSSTHHLLRELQLANINDDILKSYSGSIVSAPAYCTTLMNHNPPAGWLNSSFGFIGVPGEYDADNIIPESYNQAIVSRTDSLTGAHINYEQNPSSFFMSTTNNFHHFQTQNQGK